One Luteolibacter arcticus DNA segment encodes these proteins:
- a CDS encoding phytoene desaturase family protein produces MRTDKRVVIIGAGPGGLTAGMILARRGFDVTIVEKKDRVGGRNAELKAGDFSFDTGPTFLHQKFTLDEVFAEAGRKSEDYLDFLLLDPMARLSWGDTSLETTSDVEKMAQRIGQAFPGNAEGHRRFMADHQVKMRTIYPCLQRPYHQWRSYLSATLFKAFPYVATAASVVDVLDRYFTDDRLKLAFTFQAKYLGMSPWSCPALFSILSYTEYKYGIYHVKGGLCQISNAMAKVFEEHGGTLRLGNGVQEVLFEGSSVTGVILEDGEKIECDDAIMNADYAHAVTSLMGKRSRATKQLEKKKFSCSTFMLYLGLDTIFPEQPHHHILFADDYRRNVSEIQGERLASDDMSIYIRNSSINDPLVAPAGKSGIYVLVPTINTRHGFDWERHAPEFREKVLSRIEQRSELKDLRKHIVEERMITPVDWRDDLDIFMGATFNLAHTLDQMLYLRPHNRMSGYDNLYLVGGGTHPGSGLPTIYESGRISSNLLCDRRGVAYEKADFTSALL; encoded by the coding sequence ATGCGAACGGACAAACGGGTGGTTATCATCGGAGCAGGGCCGGGAGGACTGACCGCGGGGATGATTCTTGCCCGGCGTGGCTTCGATGTGACGATCGTGGAAAAGAAGGATCGGGTCGGCGGTCGGAATGCCGAACTCAAGGCGGGGGACTTCTCCTTCGACACCGGTCCCACCTTCCTCCACCAGAAGTTTACTCTCGATGAGGTCTTTGCGGAGGCGGGCCGGAAATCGGAAGATTACTTGGATTTCCTCTTGCTGGATCCCATGGCACGCTTGTCCTGGGGGGATACCTCGCTTGAGACGACCTCGGATGTCGAGAAGATGGCCCAGCGGATCGGCCAGGCGTTTCCCGGGAACGCAGAGGGACACCGCCGCTTCATGGCGGACCACCAGGTGAAGATGCGCACCATCTATCCCTGCCTCCAGCGGCCCTATCACCAGTGGCGATCCTACCTCAGCGCCACGCTCTTCAAGGCCTTCCCCTACGTCGCGACGGCCGCCTCAGTGGTGGATGTGCTGGACCGCTACTTTACGGACGACCGGCTGAAGCTGGCGTTCACCTTCCAGGCGAAGTACCTTGGAATGTCACCGTGGAGTTGTCCGGCGCTCTTCAGCATACTTTCCTACACCGAGTATAAATACGGGATCTACCACGTGAAGGGTGGCTTGTGCCAGATCTCGAATGCCATGGCGAAGGTCTTTGAGGAGCACGGCGGCACGCTGCGCCTGGGGAACGGGGTCCAGGAGGTCTTGTTCGAGGGCTCCTCAGTCACGGGCGTGATCCTCGAGGACGGCGAGAAGATCGAGTGTGACGATGCGATCATGAATGCGGATTATGCGCACGCGGTGACTTCACTCATGGGCAAACGCTCTCGGGCAACCAAGCAGTTGGAGAAGAAGAAGTTCTCCTGCTCCACCTTCATGCTCTACCTGGGGCTCGACACCATCTTCCCGGAGCAACCGCACCATCACATCCTCTTCGCGGATGACTACCGCCGGAATGTCTCGGAGATCCAGGGCGAGCGGCTCGCCTCGGACGACATGTCGATCTACATCCGGAACTCCAGCATCAACGACCCGCTGGTGGCACCCGCGGGGAAATCCGGGATCTACGTGCTGGTGCCCACCATCAATACCCGGCACGGCTTCGATTGGGAACGCCACGCGCCGGAGTTCCGCGAGAAGGTGCTCAGCCGTATCGAGCAGCGCTCCGAGTTGAAAGACCTGCGGAAGCACATCGTGGAAGAGCGGATGATCACGCCAGTGGATTGGCGTGACGATCTGGACATCTTCATGGGGGCCACCTTCAACCTCGCCCACACTCTGGACCAGATGCTCTACCTGCGGCCGCACAATCGCATGAGCGGCTACGACAATCTCTACCTGGTGGGTGGCGGCACCCATCCCGGGAGCGGGCTTCCCACGATCTACGAGAGCGGTCGTATTTCCTCGAACCTGCTGTGCGACCGCCGCGGCGTGGCTTACGAGAAGGCGGACTTCACGAGCGCGCTGCTGTAG
- a CDS encoding ribokinase has translation MKVVVIASYVSELIFRVPRLMRPGETQAGAFREGLGGKGFNMTIAAGRCGAEVLPVMKLGTDAYAAKATDFLRSEGISCDHVNQAAVGVPSGCGVILVGDDGENAIAIDPGANALLDESDIGAAQSHIASASVVLAQLECPVAAVLGAFRLARAAGVMTVLNPAPAPTVPLPDELLALTDVITPNESEAAALTGYGVDGDWRVAARRLQSMGPGAVAITLGSRGVGLLHGAMELHLPAPTVDAIDTSGAGDAFNGALVARLASGHTLEQACLFAVRYAAIQVTRRGTSSAMPWGREVP, from the coding sequence ATGAAAGTGGTCGTCATCGCCAGCTATGTGAGCGAACTCATATTCCGGGTCCCGCGATTGATGAGACCGGGTGAAACCCAGGCGGGCGCGTTCCGCGAAGGACTGGGCGGCAAGGGGTTCAACATGACCATTGCGGCCGGCCGCTGTGGCGCCGAGGTGCTTCCGGTGATGAAGCTCGGGACGGATGCCTATGCCGCCAAGGCTACCGATTTCCTGCGTTCCGAGGGCATATCCTGCGACCACGTTAACCAGGCAGCGGTAGGGGTGCCGTCGGGTTGCGGAGTGATCCTTGTGGGGGACGACGGTGAAAATGCGATCGCCATCGACCCGGGAGCCAATGCCCTGCTCGACGAAAGTGACATCGGAGCCGCCCAGAGCCACATCGCCAGCGCGAGCGTTGTTCTCGCGCAGCTTGAATGTCCGGTAGCGGCGGTTTTAGGGGCATTTCGCCTGGCCCGCGCCGCGGGCGTCATGACGGTGCTCAATCCCGCTCCCGCGCCAACCGTCCCGCTGCCGGATGAGCTGCTGGCCCTGACGGATGTGATCACTCCCAATGAATCCGAGGCTGCCGCACTGACCGGATATGGCGTGGATGGGGACTGGCGGGTCGCGGCTCGCCGGCTCCAATCGATGGGGCCGGGAGCGGTTGCGATCACGCTGGGATCACGTGGCGTGGGGCTGCTGCATGGGGCCATGGAGCTGCACTTGCCCGCCCCCACGGTTGACGCCATCGACACGTCGGGTGCGGGAGACGCGTTCAATGGTGCCTTGGTGGCCAGGTTGGCCTCAGGGCACACGCTTGAACAGGCATGCCTGTTTGCGGTTCGCTATGCTGCCATCCAAGTCACGCGCCGGGGGACCTCCTCGGCCATGCCGTGGGGGAGAGAGGTTCCGTGA
- a CDS encoding sulfatase → MNDRKQIHLVVNRLAVRHLAGMKTLRNLVIAAAFLVPAAAKDPRPNIIVLLADDLGWHDLACTGHGQHRTPNLDRLAAAGMQFTDANAAAPICSASRAALLTGRSPARLKYEFVPKFETGRQKGPWPLVTPDYPTELPSDTPTVGNALKAAGYATAFAGKWHLNRHQGRYLGWRPGHGPESFGFDHCIDDLGAHPYSYGGKTPPPVDGDSFPADRLTDGAVGFLRRDHDRPFLLWMSYYQVHDPFHSRCADRIAWHQARLPVGADPKRARYAAMVETLDHEVGRLLDAIDATGKAKDTLVIFTSDNGGHPEVSANGPLRGSKWNLYQGGLRVPWLVRWPAVVKAGSRCADPVIGSDLAATLLAAAGIDPAQATDGRSFLPQLEGRAPESTSLDRELVWHFPFYQPETGFEKAKRDIGVNDFAVSQTRPQSALRQGRWKLVHHYEGSRDELFDLAADPSEQKDLSRQEPQRAAAMRERLFSQLSDAGARMPRPRP, encoded by the coding sequence ATGAACGACCGCAAACAGATTCACCTCGTGGTCAACCGACTTGCTGTGCGGCACCTTGCGGGAATGAAAACGCTTCGGAATCTCGTCATCGCCGCTGCTTTCCTCGTCCCCGCCGCAGCGAAAGACCCGCGGCCTAACATCATCGTCCTCCTCGCCGATGACCTCGGGTGGCACGATCTCGCTTGCACGGGACATGGGCAGCACCGCACCCCGAACCTGGACCGCCTCGCGGCAGCGGGGATGCAGTTCACAGACGCAAATGCGGCGGCACCCATCTGCTCGGCCTCACGGGCCGCCTTGCTGACCGGCCGCAGTCCCGCGCGGTTGAAGTATGAATTCGTGCCGAAGTTCGAGACCGGCCGTCAGAAGGGTCCGTGGCCGCTGGTGACTCCGGACTATCCGACCGAACTGCCGTCGGACACGCCGACCGTCGGGAACGCGCTGAAGGCGGCTGGCTATGCCACCGCCTTTGCAGGGAAATGGCATCTCAACCGGCATCAGGGCCGCTACCTCGGGTGGCGGCCCGGCCATGGTCCGGAATCCTTCGGCTTTGATCATTGCATCGACGACCTTGGCGCACATCCGTACAGCTACGGCGGCAAGACTCCGCCGCCGGTGGACGGCGACAGCTTCCCCGCCGACCGGCTGACCGATGGCGCGGTCGGATTTCTCCGCCGCGATCACGACCGCCCCTTTCTCCTATGGATGTCGTACTACCAGGTACACGATCCCTTCCATTCGCGCTGCGCTGACCGCATTGCCTGGCATCAGGCGAGGCTCCCCGTAGGGGCGGACCCGAAGCGTGCACGCTATGCCGCCATGGTGGAAACCCTGGACCACGAAGTGGGTCGGCTGCTTGACGCGATCGACGCCACCGGCAAGGCAAAGGACACCTTGGTCATCTTCACCTCCGACAACGGCGGGCACCCCGAAGTCTCGGCCAACGGCCCGCTGCGCGGCTCGAAGTGGAACCTTTACCAAGGCGGCCTGCGGGTGCCGTGGCTGGTCCGCTGGCCGGCCGTCGTCAAGGCCGGCAGCCGCTGCGCTGACCCGGTGATCGGCAGCGACCTCGCCGCCACCCTGCTCGCAGCGGCAGGGATTGATCCCGCTCAGGCCACGGATGGCCGCAGCTTTCTGCCGCAGCTTGAAGGACGGGCCCCGGAAAGCACTTCACTGGATCGCGAACTGGTGTGGCACTTCCCGTTCTATCAGCCGGAAACAGGTTTCGAGAAAGCGAAGCGGGACATTGGGGTGAATGACTTCGCGGTCTCGCAGACCCGGCCGCAGTCTGCCTTGCGACAGGGGAGGTGGAAGCTCGTCCATCATTATGAGGGCAGTCGCGACGAGTTGTTCGACCTCGCCGCCGATCCCTCCGAGCAGAAGGATCTCTCGCGCCAAGAGCCGCAACGGGCCGCCGCGATGCGTGAACGCCTCTTTTCCCAACTCAGCGACGCCGGTGCCCGCATGCCACGGCCGCGACCTTGA
- a CDS encoding sialidase family protein: MKARLPAIMAAVLSAASLHVQAAPAPPPGQVIHHSPASSRLYIGSPSLCVMPDGSYVASHDLFGPGSKEYELAKARLYRSTDKGATWQHVTDFDGYFWTGIFVHRGAAFTLGTDMHHGKVVIRRSVDSGKTWTAPVVLAEGEWHTAPMPVIEHQGRIWRAIEDAMGGTKWGERYRARMMSAPVDADLLDPKSWTFSNPLARNSTWLGNDFAAWLEGNAVADPEGNVVNLLRVDNSKPPEKAAIVRLSKDGTTATFDADKDFIEFPGGAKKFTIRQDPQGGGYWSIASIIPERHGDAGRPASIRNTLALIHSKDLRTWETRCVLLYHPDVVRHGFQYVDWQFEGEDLIAVCRTAWDDKEGGARNNHDANFLTFHRWKSFRTLSRKDDVPMPEFTGRIQETGALTLNGVSYAIGRLETGAQAFSNRGYRWQNVPQALEGKSFTRLNGGAKEILEVTAKRDTVVRIAIATGQTPIDLAGWTAEKLEFSYDDSSRTRVVVHSRPLEKGNTLRLPRGNWTGAILILDEN, translated from the coding sequence GTGAAAGCCCGGCTTCCCGCCATCATGGCCGCCGTCTTGTCGGCCGCTTCCCTCCATGTGCAGGCGGCACCCGCGCCACCGCCGGGTCAGGTCATCCACCACTCGCCCGCTTCTTCCCGTCTCTACATCGGCTCGCCCTCGCTCTGCGTGATGCCGGATGGGAGCTATGTTGCGTCGCACGATTTGTTCGGTCCCGGGAGCAAGGAGTACGAACTCGCCAAGGCCCGCCTCTACCGCTCGACCGACAAAGGCGCGACTTGGCAGCATGTCACCGACTTTGACGGTTATTTCTGGACCGGCATCTTCGTCCACCGCGGTGCCGCCTTCACGCTCGGAACGGACATGCATCACGGCAAGGTCGTGATCCGCCGCTCGGTGGATTCCGGGAAAACCTGGACGGCCCCGGTCGTCCTCGCGGAAGGCGAGTGGCATACCGCGCCCATGCCCGTGATCGAGCATCAGGGCCGGATCTGGCGGGCGATCGAGGATGCGATGGGCGGCACCAAATGGGGAGAACGCTATCGGGCGAGAATGATGTCTGCTCCGGTGGATGCCGACCTGCTTGACCCGAAGAGCTGGACTTTCAGCAATCCACTGGCGCGGAATTCCACCTGGCTGGGCAATGATTTTGCCGCGTGGTTGGAAGGAAATGCCGTTGCCGATCCAGAGGGGAACGTCGTGAACCTTCTGCGGGTCGACAATTCCAAGCCTCCCGAGAAGGCTGCCATCGTTCGCCTGTCGAAAGACGGAACCACTGCAACCTTCGATGCCGACAAGGACTTCATCGAGTTTCCGGGTGGGGCGAAGAAATTCACCATCCGCCAGGACCCGCAAGGTGGCGGCTATTGGTCCATCGCCTCCATCATCCCGGAGCGACATGGGGATGCCGGACGGCCCGCCAGCATCCGGAACACGCTGGCCTTGATCCACAGCAAGGATCTCCGCACGTGGGAAACTCGCTGCGTGCTGCTCTATCATCCGGATGTCGTCCGGCATGGCTTCCAGTATGTCGATTGGCAGTTCGAGGGCGAGGATCTGATCGCCGTCTGCCGAACCGCGTGGGATGACAAGGAAGGAGGCGCGCGAAACAATCACGATGCGAACTTCCTGACCTTTCACCGCTGGAAAAGCTTCCGCACGCTGTCGAGGAAAGACGACGTCCCGATGCCGGAGTTTACCGGCCGCATCCAGGAAACGGGAGCGTTGACCTTGAATGGCGTCTCCTACGCCATCGGGCGGCTGGAAACCGGCGCGCAGGCGTTCTCGAACCGCGGCTACCGCTGGCAAAACGTGCCACAAGCGCTGGAAGGAAAGTCATTCACCCGGCTCAATGGCGGAGCGAAGGAAATACTCGAGGTGACCGCCAAGCGCGACACCGTGGTCCGCATTGCCATCGCCACCGGACAGACGCCGATCGATCTGGCCGGCTGGACGGCCGAGAAACTGGAATTTTCCTACGATGACTCCAGTAGGACGAGGGTCGTCGTGCATTCCCGCCCGCTCGAAAAAGGCAATACCCTCCGGTTGCCACGAGGAAACTGGACAGGAGCCATCCTCATCCTCGACGAAAATTGA
- a CDS encoding transaldolase family protein has translation MSDLLVTPAVRPRLWVAGPVDEILAAAATGLVEAVVTNPDVLASWREADGVPPERTAARIAGDTGLPVFLQLRGPDRESFLRQAAAIRALDPRLLPKIPATAEGFSAAAALRDAPVLITAVATLAQAAAAAAAGARFLCPYFARMRDLGMDPARLCFEASRLSAAMELVPASLRTVDDFELALRSGSTGGIVFTGLFREMLEHDNVLRAMDGFEPAWTKCSGSILCT, from the coding sequence ATGTCCGATCTGCTTGTAACGCCCGCTGTCAGACCGCGCCTCTGGGTTGCCGGCCCGGTGGATGAGATCCTCGCTGCCGCTGCCACGGGATTGGTGGAAGCGGTGGTCACCAATCCCGACGTGCTCGCTTCGTGGCGCGAAGCCGACGGAGTGCCTCCCGAAAGGACTGCGGCGAGAATCGCCGGCGATACCGGCCTCCCGGTGTTTCTTCAGCTCCGCGGGCCCGACCGGGAAAGCTTCCTTCGTCAGGCCGCGGCCATCCGGGCATTGGACCCACGGCTGCTGCCGAAGATACCCGCGACGGCGGAGGGCTTCTCAGCTGCCGCCGCATTGCGGGACGCGCCCGTGTTGATCACGGCGGTGGCCACGCTTGCCCAGGCCGCCGCTGCCGCCGCCGCAGGTGCGCGGTTCCTTTGCCCCTACTTCGCGCGGATGCGGGACTTGGGCATGGATCCAGCGCGGCTTTGTTTTGAGGCCTCGCGGCTCAGTGCCGCCATGGAACTGGTCCCGGCGAGCCTCCGGACGGTGGACGATTTCGAACTCGCCCTGCGCTCGGGAAGCACCGGTGGCATCGTCTTCACCGGTCTGTTTCGGGAGATGCTGGAACACGACAACGTGCTTCGCGCGATGGATGGATTCGAGCCGGCGTGGACGAAGTGTTCGGGAAGCATCCTATGCACATGA